In one Candidatus Eisenbacteria bacterium genomic region, the following are encoded:
- a CDS encoding efflux RND transporter periplasmic adaptor subunit — translation MTASQNGASAPRGPVQGRRVRVARINRKFLLIGIAVIVLVGLVALNFKPKKSSRGVQIRVEDVKAHKIESWVRAPGKIQPVSKIQVSSNVMGRIEEVPVQEGQRVRKGDLLLRLDDERYRSLVEQLRAQIQSGKAQEALAQAELREAQQNLSRIEKLSERGLASEQELTSARTMADVAGARLRAAGEDIQRAKAALAQGEKDLRETIFLAAMDGVVTSLNVEVGENVITGTMNNPGTVILTLSDLSAMEVLAEVDETDVVIVRPGQQARVFVDALPDSTLEGEVTRVGQSGRGSTGSAQEATSFEVAVLLSAPPEVLRPGMNADVEIMTGSVDSVLAVPLQALTARPPAVCERWKAKREGRKLTKESMPDTTGPAARNLTEGVFLLEDGKARFVPVSLGLRGETHVEISGELAAGQKLIVGPYKTIRTLSDQDRVRLEKKKGGAKKKETETSEREP, via the coding sequence CTGACTGCATCTCAGAACGGAGCAAGCGCCCCGCGTGGTCCGGTCCAGGGAAGGAGGGTGAGGGTGGCGAGGATCAACAGGAAGTTCCTTCTGATCGGGATCGCTGTCATTGTCCTGGTCGGTCTCGTCGCGTTGAACTTCAAGCCCAAGAAGTCCTCCAGGGGAGTCCAGATCCGCGTGGAGGATGTGAAGGCCCACAAGATCGAGTCATGGGTCAGGGCTCCCGGCAAGATCCAACCCGTATCCAAGATCCAGGTGTCGAGCAACGTGATGGGCCGGATCGAAGAGGTTCCCGTGCAAGAGGGCCAGAGGGTCCGCAAGGGGGATCTTCTTCTGCGGCTCGACGACGAGCGCTACCGGTCGCTCGTCGAGCAGCTCCGGGCGCAGATCCAGTCAGGCAAGGCGCAGGAGGCCCTGGCCCAGGCGGAGCTGCGGGAGGCACAGCAGAATCTGTCCAGGATCGAGAAGCTCTCCGAGAGAGGGCTGGCGTCCGAGCAGGAGCTGACCTCCGCGCGGACCATGGCCGATGTCGCCGGGGCGCGCCTCCGGGCGGCCGGCGAGGACATCCAGAGAGCCAAGGCCGCGCTCGCCCAAGGGGAGAAGGACCTTCGCGAGACGATCTTCCTTGCGGCCATGGATGGGGTGGTGACCTCACTCAACGTCGAGGTGGGCGAGAACGTCATCACGGGAACGATGAACAACCCCGGAACCGTGATCCTCACCCTCTCGGATCTCTCGGCAATGGAGGTTCTCGCCGAGGTCGACGAGACCGACGTGGTCATTGTGAGGCCGGGGCAGCAGGCCCGGGTCTTTGTCGACGCGCTTCCCGACTCGACGCTCGAGGGGGAAGTGACGCGCGTCGGGCAGTCGGGGAGGGGTAGCACGGGATCGGCCCAGGAGGCGACCAGCTTCGAGGTGGCCGTTCTTCTCAGCGCCCCGCCCGAGGTTCTCCGCCCGGGGATGAACGCGGATGTCGAGATCATGACGGGTAGCGTGGACAGCGTTCTCGCCGTTCCGCTCCAGGCCCTGACCGCCCGCCCGCCGGCCGTCTGCGAGAGATGGAAGGCGAAGCGAGAAGGTCGCAAGCTCACGAAGGAGTCGATGCCCGACACGACGGGCCCCGCCGCCAGGAATCTGACGGAAGGGGTCTTCCTGCTCGAGGACGGCAAGGCGCGCTTCGTGCCGGTCTCGCTGGGGCTGAGGGGCGAGACGCACGTCGAGATCTCCGGCGAGCTGGCAGCGGGCCAGAAGCTGATCGTCGGCCCCTACAAGACGATCCGCACCCTCTCCGATCAGGATCGGGTCCGCCTGGAGAAGAAGAAGGGCGGCGCGAAGAAGAAGGAGACGGAGACCTCCGAGCGGGAGCCCTAG
- a CDS encoding ABC transporter ATP-binding protein produces the protein MAGDGILIELKGLSRTYHLGQEVVRALDEVDLEIRRNEFLAVMGPSGSGKSTLMNLIGCLDSPTAGTYFLNGREVHGLDDDELARIRNEEIGFIFQTFNLLPRASTLKNVELPLVYAGIPMAERRRRAQRALEWVGLGDCSQRRPNELSGGQRQRVAIARALVTEPSLILADEPTGNLDSKTGEEILAAFQRIHDAGNTIILVTHDEGIARHARRIVRLLDGRIASDTIRKGGPAAGHGS, from the coding sequence ATGGCCGGCGATGGCATCCTCATCGAACTGAAGGGGCTGAGCCGCACCTACCACCTCGGCCAGGAAGTGGTCCGCGCGCTCGACGAAGTCGATCTCGAAATCCGCCGCAACGAGTTCCTCGCGGTGATGGGTCCATCAGGCAGCGGGAAGTCGACCCTGATGAATCTGATCGGATGCCTCGATTCCCCAACCGCCGGGACCTATTTCCTGAACGGGCGCGAGGTCCACGGCCTGGACGATGACGAGCTGGCCAGGATTCGCAACGAGGAGATCGGGTTCATCTTCCAGACCTTCAACCTCCTCCCGCGCGCGAGCACTCTCAAGAACGTGGAGCTTCCCCTGGTCTATGCGGGGATCCCGATGGCGGAGCGGCGCCGGCGCGCGCAGCGCGCCCTCGAATGGGTTGGCCTCGGGGATTGCTCCCAGCGCAGACCGAACGAGCTGTCTGGAGGACAGCGGCAGCGGGTGGCGATCGCGCGCGCCCTCGTGACGGAGCCGAGTCTCATTCTCGCCGACGAGCCGACCGGGAACCTGGACTCCAAGACGGGGGAGGAGATCCTGGCGGCCTTCCAGCGGATCCACGACGCTGGCAACACGATCATCCTGGTGACGCACGACGAGGGGATCGCGCGCCATGCCAGGCGGATCGTCCGCCTCCTCGACGGCAGGATCGCCTCCGACACGATCCGGAAGGGCGGGCCTGCGGCGGGGCACGGTTCGTGA
- a CDS encoding FtsX-like permease family protein, with protein sequence MKLLEALRLALSILWANRLRSVLTILGNVVAVGSVVAVVAIIEGFNTYVSDKILSTGSHVFSITKFGFTTDSETWLKMLRRRNLTIDDADALARQMRHALAVVPVVSRRENLKLGRDEARGAAVVGLGDGYPELRTLEIEAGRHLGRDDVQGRASVAVIGEQIREKLFGALDPIGRDLRVGRHRFTVVGVLKKRGSILGQSQDDVVLIPVTTYAKLFGSRDPIEINVRAISAESMQEAQDEAALIMKLRRGLNPWDEPDFDIATSEMYYALYENITRGIYGLTIGIVAISLLVGGIVIMNIMFVSVTERTREIGIRRALGAKRRDVVLQFLSESVALAVLGGLIGVLLGVAAALALRGATPLPATIRLWSVAVGLLLASSVGLFFGIQPAVKASRLVPVEALRHEV encoded by the coding sequence GTGAAACTGCTCGAAGCGCTGCGCCTGGCGCTCTCCATCCTCTGGGCGAACAGGCTCCGCTCGGTTCTCACGATCCTGGGAAACGTGGTGGCCGTGGGGTCGGTGGTCGCGGTGGTCGCGATCATCGAGGGATTCAACACCTACGTGTCGGACAAGATCCTCTCCACCGGGAGCCACGTCTTCTCGATCACGAAGTTCGGCTTCACGACCGACTCCGAGACCTGGCTCAAGATGCTGCGCAGGCGGAACCTCACGATCGATGACGCTGATGCCCTGGCCCGGCAGATGAGGCACGCCCTTGCGGTCGTTCCGGTGGTCTCGCGCCGGGAGAACCTCAAGTTGGGGCGCGACGAGGCGCGGGGGGCGGCGGTTGTCGGCCTGGGAGACGGCTACCCCGAGCTGCGGACCCTCGAGATCGAGGCGGGACGGCACCTCGGGCGGGACGACGTGCAGGGCCGCGCTTCGGTCGCCGTGATCGGGGAGCAGATCCGGGAGAAGCTCTTCGGCGCCCTCGATCCGATCGGCCGGGACCTCCGCGTCGGCCGCCACCGGTTCACCGTGGTCGGCGTTCTCAAGAAGCGTGGGAGCATCCTCGGGCAGTCGCAGGATGACGTCGTTCTGATCCCCGTGACGACCTACGCCAAGCTCTTTGGAAGCCGCGATCCGATCGAGATCAACGTCCGCGCGATTTCGGCCGAGTCGATGCAGGAGGCGCAGGACGAAGCCGCCCTCATCATGAAGCTCCGCAGGGGGCTCAATCCCTGGGACGAACCCGACTTCGACATCGCGACCTCCGAGATGTACTACGCTCTCTACGAGAACATCACGCGAGGCATCTACGGCTTGACGATCGGTATCGTCGCGATCTCGCTGCTGGTGGGCGGGATCGTGATCATGAACATCATGTTCGTCTCCGTGACCGAACGCACGAGGGAGATCGGAATCCGAAGGGCGCTCGGGGCGAAGCGACGCGATGTGGTGCTCCAGTTTCTCTCCGAGTCGGTCGCGCTCGCGGTCCTCGGCGGACTGATCGGCGTGCTTCTCGGGGTCGCGGCCGCTCTCGCGCTTCGCGGGGCGACCCCTCTGCCGGCGACCATTCGCCTCTGGTCCGTAGCCGTGGGCCTGCTGCTGGCTTCCTCCGTCGGCCTCTTCTTCGGCATCCAGCCCGCTGTGAAGGCGAGCCGGCTCGTCCCTGTGGAGGCGCTCCGACATGAGGTCTGA